The sequence TCAAACACGAACAAAACTAATTCATAGTCTTTATTCTTTTGATAAAATTTCACTTTATACTCTTGAAAAATCTGTGTTGCAGATAAAAACTCAATTAACCTAAAAGAATTATTGAAACCATAATTTTGAATAAAATCTAAATTAATCCATTTTAGATTAATGGGATTATTACTCAAATCTTCTAAAGAAAATTCATTGTTTTTAAAAAATGACAAAGTCTTTCTTTCATTCTTAAAAAACGTGTCAAGTTCAGATAAAGATTTTTTAAAATGATCCATGATTTTAGCTTCAATCTGTTCCGAAATCGCAGCTTTACTAAATTCAACACTTAAATAATCGATAATTTCTTTTAACAAATTAAAATCATCTGTTTTTTCGCTGATGTAATCTCCTCTAAAGTTCATCTTCAAAAAACGCATCAACAACTGGTTATCAATCTTTTTGAGATTAATCGTGTATTCCAGTATATCAAGTTTGAAAACTTCTTTAAAACGAATGTTTAGATTTGAACTAAAATCGTCCTCATGAAGAGTTACTTTTGTATTATCGTTTAGCACATAATTATAAATGATACTAGACTCTGTAGCAGAAGAATAATCCCCAAATCTTCTAGTTTCATTTAAAATCAAAATTACTTTTTCTACCATTATCAATTTTAATTCTTTTTAATGATTAGAGACGGATTTCAATCTAATAATTGAAGTGAAAGAAAACCAACCAAAAAAATCTATTCTCCAATTCGTTTTCTTTTCATCTGTAAAATTAACTACAAATATGAGAAAAGCTAACGATTAAACAGCAAAAAACAGGAAAATCATTACAACTGAAAAACTTGCAAAATTGTGTTAACATTGCGTAAAATACAATCGATTGTTTATGATTTTGAGGCATTTTCACTACATTTGCAACCATTTTTAAAGAATTTATGAAAAACGCTATTCAAGTTGGGTTCTGGGAGAAATTGGCCCGAATTATACTTAAAAACAGAATAACAATTCTGATTTTGCTTTCTGCATTAACCATTTTTCTTGGTTTTCAGTGGAAAAACCTTTCTATGACTTATACTGAAGCAAACTTGCTTCCAAAAGATCATGTGGCCAATAAAGACTATCAAAAATTCTTGGACAAGTTTGGCGAAGAAGGAAATCTAATTGTTATTGGTTTTCAAGATAAAAACTTTTTTACTCCAAAAAACTACGCTGCTTGGAACGAATTGATGACAGGTTTAAAAAAATCGAAAGAAGTTGATTTAGTCGTTTCATTAAATGATTTGAAAAAACTTGAAAAAGATACGATTAACGAAAAATTCGTTTTAAGTCCATTTATTGATCAAACTAAAGCGTTGGATCCTTCTTACTTAAAAAGCGTTCAATACGATTTGTTTCATAATTTGCCTTTTTACGAAGGATTATTATTCAATAAAGAAAGCGGCAGCGTCCGTTCGGCAATTTACATCAATAAAGCTTTAGTTAATACGCCAGAAAGAAAGACTTTTATTCTTGAAAATTTAGTTCCGAAAATCAATAAATTCGAAAAAACGACTGGAATTGATTTGAAAGTTTCAGGAATGCCATACATCAGAACCATCAATGCTGATGACATGAAAGGCGAAATCGGGCTTTTCATTGGTGCTGCTTTATTGACGGTTTCTTTGATTTTCTTTTTCTTTTTCCGTTCGTTTAGAGCGACTTTTATTTCGATTTGTATTTTAATTGTCGGCGTAATCTGGTCATTCGGAACGCTTGGTCTATTTAACTACAAAATCACAATTCTTACGGCAATTATTCCACCGCTGATTATTGTAATCGGAATTACAAACTGTATTTTCTTGATCAACAAATATCAGCAGGAAATCAAGTTACACAACAATCAAGCTAAAGCGTTGCAACGTGTCATTTCTAAAATTGGAGTTTCGACTTTGATGACGAATTTGACAACGGCGATTGGTTTTGCAACGTTTATGATTACTGGAAACGATTTGCTTTTTGAATTCGGATTGGTAACTTCAATCAACGTAATTTCTGTTTATTTATTGACGCTTTTTATTGTGCCAATTATTTACAGTTTCATGCCTCTACCTAAAGAAAAGCATTTATATCACTTGACGAAAACCTATATTTCGACTTTATTGAATGTTGTTGAAGACTTGGTAAAAACAAAACGTAAAATTGTCTATATCGTTTATGGTTTGCTTTTGGTTTTCAGTGTAATTGGAGTTTCACAAATGAAAGTTTCAGGAAGTTTGATTGGCGAAATGCCAAAAAGCGCTTCTTTCTTTAAAGATATTCTATTTTACGAAAAAGAATTCAACGGCGTAATGCCATTGGAAATCATGATTGATACCAAAAAGAAAAAAGGTGTCATGAAAGCTTCGACAATTCGCAAAATGGATGAACTGCAAACTACAATTGCCGAAATTCCAGAATTGGCAAAACCAGTTTCGATTGTGAATTTGGTTAAATACTCAAAACAAGCTTTCTATAATGGAAATCCAGAATATTACCAATTGCCAACCTCGCAAGAGCAAGCTTTTATTTTGAGTTATGCTAAAAATGCCACGAAAAACAGCAAAGAAAACCTAATGAAAGCTTACGTTGATTCAACTGGACAATATGCCCGAATCACGACTTTCATGAAAGATATCGGAACGGATGAAATGGCAAAAGTGGAGAAAAAGCTAAACGCAAAAATTGCTGAAATTTTCCCAAAAGACCGTTATGAAGTTACCGTTACCGGAAAAGCATTGGTTTTCCAAAAAGGAACATCGTATTTGGTAGACAACTTGATAGAATCATTGATTTTTGCAATTGCAGTAATTGCTATTTTGATGCTGTATTTATTTAGATCTTTCAAAATGGTAATGGCTTCGGTAATTACGAATGTTTTACCGCTTTGCATTACTTCTGGATTGATGGGTTATTTCGGAATTCCGTTAAAACCTTCTACGATTTTGGTATTCAGTATTGCTTTCGGAATCTCGGTTGATAATGCAATTCAGTTTATGGCGAAATACCGACATGACTTCCTTCAAAGTGGTGGAAAAGTGAAAAAATCAGTTTTCAGTGCTTTAAGAGAAACTGGAATCAGTACTTTTTATACTTCAGTAGTTTTGATTTTAGGTTTTGCGACTTTTACATTGTCAAGCTTTAGCGGAACAATTGCTCTTGGAGGATTAATTTCTTGTACTTTGGCTTTTGCGATGTTTGCGAATTTAGTTGTGTTGCCTTCTTTAGTTTTGACTTTTGAGAAGAAGAAAACTAAGAAAGAGGAATTATTGGAGAATTTGGAATAATAAAAAGTCAGCCACGAATTCACGAATTAATAAATGGAAAAAATAGAACTATTTTCAAGTAAGAAAAAATCTTTTTTACACTTAATTGGCGGTCTATTATTTGTTTTTATAGGGGTATATTTATTTATAAAATCAGAGAGCAACATTAGTTCTAGATCACCAAATCCAATATCCATAAAAGCACTAGGAATAATTACAATATTATTTTTTGGATTAGGAGCCTTTATCGCTATACGGAATTTAATAAAAGAAAGGCTTATCCTCATTATTGATGAGAATGGAATTGATGTCAACCCAAAAAAGAATTCATCAGGATTTATAAATTGGAATAATATCGAAGGCTTTAGTGAATTAAAAATACAAAACCAAAAAATGGTGCTTATTAAAGTTAACAACACTGATTATTGGATTGAAAACGAAAAAAACATACTAAAAAAAAAGTTAATCGAATTTAATTTTGAAAATTACGGTTCGCCATTTTGTCTTTCAGCAGTTTCCATGCAAATAAATCATGCTGAACTCATGAAAGTATTAAATGAGAATCTTGAGAAATATAAAAAATTCGCATAAGGATTAACGCTTAGTTTGTGATTCCTCATTCCTAGGAATGACAAAAATTAAGAAGTAAAAAAAACTTCTCCTGAAAACGAGTGCCCTAGCCCCGATCGAAGCGGCATCCTTTTTCTTGCTTCTTTAGCAAGAAAAAGATACAGCGGAGAGCGGGAAATAGCTTCAAAAATTAATTATTATCGTTTATATTTGCAATTCGATATAAAAAACACTGATTTTAAATTAATCAAAATCAGTCCCGATGCTTCGGGACTAAAATCTAAAATTAAAATGAAACACACAAAGGTTAAAGACTTATTAAACAGTACGACGACGCTACAGGAAGTGAATGCAAAAGGATGGGTGAGAACTTTTAGAAATAATCAGTTCATCGCGCTTAATGACGGTTCTACAATTAATAATATTCAATGTGTTGTTGATTTTGAAAATACACCTGAAGAGACTTTAAAAAGAATCACGACTGGAGCTTCGGTTTCTGTAATTGGAACTTTGGTTGAAAGTAAAGGTGCGGGTCAGAAATATGAAATTCAGGTAAACAAACTTGAGATTCTTGGAGATTCTGATGCGGAGAAATTCCCAATGCAGCCTAAAAAACACTCTTTGGAATTTTTACGTGAAAACGCTCACTTGCGCGTACGTACAAATGCTTTTGGTGCGATTATGCGTGTGCGTTCGGTATTGTCATTTGCAGTTCACAAATATTTTCAGGAAAAAGGATTTGTGTATGTAAATACGCCAATTATCACTGGAGCTGATGCTGAAGGTGCTGGAGAAATGTTTCAGGTAACTTCATTGCCTTTGGATAATCTTCCAAAAAATGAAGAAGGAAACATTGATTTCAAAAAAGATTTCTTCGGAAAACACACAAACTTGACCGTTTCTGGGCAATTAGAAGGTGAAACTTTTGCAATGGCTTTGGGTCAGATTTATACTTTTGGACCAACGTTTAGAGCAGAAAACTCAAACACTTCTCGTCACTTGGCTGAATTCTGGATGATCGAGCCGGAAGTTGCTTTCAACGACCTTGATGACAACATGGATTTGGCTGAAGATTTTATTCAGTATGTAATTAAATATGCTTTAGACAATTGTCAGGATGATTTGAAATTCTTAGAAGGAAGACTTCTTGAAGAAGAAAAATCAAAACCACAGGCGGAAAGAAGCGAAATGAGTTTGTTAGAGAAATTGAACTTCGTTTTGGAGAACAACTTCAAACGTGTTTCTTATACAGAAGCAATTGATATTTTAAGGGATTCAACTCCAAACAAAAAGAAGAAATTCCAATATTTAATCAACGAATGGGGAGCTGATTTACAGTCAGAACACGAGCGTTTCTTAGTTGAAAAACACTTTAAATGTCCGGTAATTTTATACGATTACCCAGCAAACATCAAAGCGTTTTACATGCGTTTGAACGACAACACAGAACCAGGAAGAGAAACCGTT comes from Flavobacterium sp. KACC 22761 and encodes:
- the asnS gene encoding asparagine--tRNA ligase; this translates as MKHTKVKDLLNSTTTLQEVNAKGWVRTFRNNQFIALNDGSTINNIQCVVDFENTPEETLKRITTGASVSVIGTLVESKGAGQKYEIQVNKLEILGDSDAEKFPMQPKKHSLEFLRENAHLRVRTNAFGAIMRVRSVLSFAVHKYFQEKGFVYVNTPIITGADAEGAGEMFQVTSLPLDNLPKNEEGNIDFKKDFFGKHTNLTVSGQLEGETFAMALGQIYTFGPTFRAENSNTSRHLAEFWMIEPEVAFNDLDDNMDLAEDFIQYVIKYALDNCQDDLKFLEGRLLEEEKSKPQAERSEMSLLEKLNFVLENNFKRVSYTEAIDILRDSTPNKKKKFQYLINEWGADLQSEHERFLVEKHFKCPVILYDYPANIKAFYMRLNDNTEPGRETVRAMDILFPGIGEIVGGSEREERYDVLVEKMEKLGIDKEELYWYLDTRRFGSATHAGFGLGFERLVLFVTGMTNIRDVIPFPRTPGSAEF
- a CDS encoding STM3941 family protein, which encodes MEKIELFSSKKKSFLHLIGGLLFVFIGVYLFIKSESNISSRSPNPISIKALGIITILFFGLGAFIAIRNLIKERLILIIDENGIDVNPKKNSSGFINWNNIEGFSELKIQNQKMVLIKVNNTDYWIENEKNILKKKLIEFNFENYGSPFCLSAVSMQINHAELMKVLNENLEKYKKFA
- a CDS encoding efflux RND transporter permease subunit, coding for MKNAIQVGFWEKLARIILKNRITILILLSALTIFLGFQWKNLSMTYTEANLLPKDHVANKDYQKFLDKFGEEGNLIVIGFQDKNFFTPKNYAAWNELMTGLKKSKEVDLVVSLNDLKKLEKDTINEKFVLSPFIDQTKALDPSYLKSVQYDLFHNLPFYEGLLFNKESGSVRSAIYINKALVNTPERKTFILENLVPKINKFEKTTGIDLKVSGMPYIRTINADDMKGEIGLFIGAALLTVSLIFFFFFRSFRATFISICILIVGVIWSFGTLGLFNYKITILTAIIPPLIIVIGITNCIFLINKYQQEIKLHNNQAKALQRVISKIGVSTLMTNLTTAIGFATFMITGNDLLFEFGLVTSINVISVYLLTLFIVPIIYSFMPLPKEKHLYHLTKTYISTLLNVVEDLVKTKRKIVYIVYGLLLVFSVIGVSQMKVSGSLIGEMPKSASFFKDILFYEKEFNGVMPLEIMIDTKKKKGVMKASTIRKMDELQTTIAEIPELAKPVSIVNLVKYSKQAFYNGNPEYYQLPTSQEQAFILSYAKNATKNSKENLMKAYVDSTGQYARITTFMKDIGTDEMAKVEKKLNAKIAEIFPKDRYEVTVTGKALVFQKGTSYLVDNLIESLIFAIAVIAILMLYLFRSFKMVMASVITNVLPLCITSGLMGYFGIPLKPSTILVFSIAFGISVDNAIQFMAKYRHDFLQSGGKVKKSVFSALRETGISTFYTSVVLILGFATFTLSSFSGTIALGGLISCTLAFAMFANLVVLPSLVLTFEKKKTKKEELLENLE